The DNA window TTGCGTTACAACCTGCTGGCGGAAGCCTCGCGGGAACTCTCACGGCAGATCATGGTGCATGGTTCGCTTTCGACCGATCCCTGGGGACCGGCGACGCTGACCGTCAAGGCTAACTCCTCATCCGATCTGGTCGCCGCTGTGCAGAACAGGCTGCCGACCATGAACACGGCCGATGTCGACGTGGAGGTCGAATGGCTCGACGGCGGCAACGCGCCCAATGATCGGGTCCGGATATTGATCGCCTATACGCATATCAATCATATCCCGTTCGCCATTATCAACCGGGAGATGCCCCTGCGGGCCGAGTGCATTGTGCGCATCCTGCACTGATCCGCGTTTCGGCCTGGCGGCATTTTTGATCTCATCGAAGCAAGAAAGGCAGGCGCCATGAACGTTTTCAGACAAGGGCAATTCGTTTTTCCGTGTAGCCGGCCATCGCGCCCGGGTGCTCGCCTCCGTCGCCAAGGCGGCAAGGTGCTGGTGATGTT is part of the Lignipirellula cremea genome and encodes:
- a CDS encoding TadE/TadG family type IV pilus assembly protein — its product is MPPNCRRQLARLRGGAVAVESAIVLSLWLLLVIASIELSLCALRYNLLAEASRELSRQIMVHGSLSTDPWGPATLTVKANSSSDLVAAVQNRLPTMNTADVDVEVEWLDGGNAPNDRVRILIAYTHINHIPFAIINREMPLRAECIVRILH